One window of Cryptococcus neoformans var. grubii H99 chromosome 11, complete sequence genomic DNA carries:
- a CDS encoding sodium/bile acid cotransporter 7-B/bile acid cotransporter 7-B, with the protein MPCQASVEGAITDANGENVKKKNPWYYPLVLLLDFLIGNWFLIGIGVVIVLAWKFPHVAANGGAIRSQYSITYGVITAIFLITGLTLSTPALFHQLTNWRLHLFTQIFSFLFFSAIVFAIVNCVRVSGNGAIDKYVLVGMMVMSVMPTTVASNITMTRNAGGSTEAATMEVCVGNLLGTFITPLLCEMFFSSPAWSFGIPIAKGGYEGSQGLKEIYRQLARQLGLTLFVPLFVGQVILNVFPRQTKWVATTFRLPKVSTFLLLLLIWSVFSTQFQAGAFESISYISVIFICFVNFGLYVVFTGICVYFTRLPFLPESFDVKTSSGDSRGDMEGRETEGRTDVEADAEELTEGGRARTMKEPFWRRFLSGLRFDKKEATAICFCAAAKGMVIGSPTLSILYGGFPARERAILSIPLVLYQGQQVAVAQMLVYAFKRWNKKPDRLAGLRQKEKKVKKTKMKNGPQQELTTSFSRRMQILIPFLRERELEDEEVAEVGKGMGRGEGVPEVQEAVMKGK; encoded by the exons ATGCCTTGCCAAGCAAGCGTCGAAGGAGCCATTACAGACGCCAACGGCGAAAAcgtcaaaaagaaaaatcCATGGTATTACCCATTAGTGCTGCTTCTGGATTTTCTCATCGGGAACTGGTTCTTGATAGGGATAGGAGTTGTCATTGTTTTGGCGTGGAAGTTCCCACATGTTGCCGCTAATGGGGGAG CCATTCGGTCTCAATACTCCATTACCTACGGCGTCATCACTGCTATATTCCTGATCACCGGTCTTACGCTCTCTACTCCCGCTCTTTTCCACCAACTAACCAACTGGCGACTCCACTTGTTTACACAGAtattttctttccttttcttctcagCCATCGTATTCGCTATCGTTAACTGTGTACGGGTTTCGGGAAATGGGGCCATAGACAAGTATGTGCTGGtggggatgatggtgatgagtgTCATGCCAACAACGGTTGCGAGTAATATTACGATGACGAGAAATGCGGGAGGCAGTACAGAGGCGGCGACGATGGAAGTTTGCGTGG GCAATTTACTTGGAACATTTATAACTCCTCTCCTATGCGAAATGTTTTTCTCGTCCCCTGCATGGTCATTTGGCATACCGATTGCGAAGGGAGGATACGAAGGCTCACAGGGATTGAAGGAGATCTACCGACAACTCGCCAGGCAGCTGGGACTGACTCTCTTCGTGCCTCTA TTTGTAGGCCAAGTCATTCTCAATGTCTTCCCCCGCCAAACCAAATGGGTTGCCACCACCTTTCGCCTTCCCAAAGTAtccaccttcctcctcctcctcctgatCTGGTCCGTCTTCTCTACCCAATTCCAAGCGGGTGCATTCGAATCTATCTCCTATATctccgtcatcttcataTGTTTCGTTAACTTTGGGCTCTACGTGGTGTTTACTGGGATCTGCGTGTACTTTACAAGGttgcccttcttgccagAGAGCTTTGATGTCAAAACATCTTCGGGTGATTCAAGGGGGGACATGGAAGGTCGAGAAACCGAGGGACGAACCGATGTAGAGGCGGACGCCGAGGAACTGACGGAAGGGGGTAGGGCAAGGACGATGAAGGAACCATTCTGGAGACGATTTTTAAGCGGGCTGAGGTTTGATAAGAAGGAAGCTACGGCGATTTGCTTTTGCGCGGCAGCAAAGGGAATGGTCATTGGGTCTCCGACTTTGTCAATCTTGTATGGCGGATTCCCAGCGAGAGAGAGGGCGATTTTGTCGATACCGCTTGTTCTTTATCAAG GCCAACAAGTCGCTGTAGCTCAAATGCTAGTCTACGCTTTCAAGAGGTGGAACAAAAAACCAGATCGTCTGGCAGGACTACGccagaaggagaagaaggtcaagaagacaaagatgaagaatggtCCGCAACAAGAGCTCACGACATCGTTTTCGAGACGTATGCAGATACTAATTCCTTTCTTAAGAGAGCGTGaacttgaagatgaggaagtAGCTGAGGTAGGGAAAGGAATGGGCAGAGGGGAGGGTGTACCGGAGGTTCAGGAGGCGGTGATGAAGGGCAAATAA